Proteins from a single region of Candidatus Woesearchaeota archaeon:
- a CDS encoding redoxin domain-containing protein translates to MVKLNQEAPVFKAQAMQDKGFKEVSLEDYKGKFVVLFFYPADYTFVCPTELEDMAENYEELKSLDAEVLSVSTDTHFVHLAWHNESPSIGKIKFPMIADATHQISVAYDVLRDQEGVADRATIVIDPDGMIKAIEITDEPIGRNAKELLRKIKALKYARENPGYACPAKWNVGEKVLKPGADLVGKL, encoded by the coding sequence ATGGTTAAATTAAATCAAGAGGCACCAGTATTTAAAGCGCAAGCAATGCAAGATAAAGGTTTTAAGGAAGTTAGTTTAGAAGACTATAAAGGAAAATTTGTAGTTTTATTTTTTTACCCTGCAGATTATACTTTCGTATGTCCTACAGAGTTAGAAGATATGGCTGAGAATTATGAAGAATTAAAAAGCTTGGATGCTGAAGTTCTATCTGTTTCAACAGATACTCATTTTGTTCATTTAGCTTGGCATAATGAGTCTCCAAGTATTGGTAAAATCAAATTCCCAATGATTGCAGATGCAACACATCAAATTTCAGTAGCATATGATGTACTAAGAGATCAAGAAGGTGTTGCAGATAGAGCAACAATTGTAATTGATCCGGATGGAATGATTAAAGCAATTGAGATTACCGATGAACCTATTGGAAGAAATGCTAAAGAGTTACTTAGGAAGATTAAAGCTTTAAAATATGCTAGAGAGAATCCTGGTTATGCTTGTCCTGCTAAATGGAATGTTGGTGAGAAAGTTTTGAAACCTGGTGCAGATTTAGTTGGAAAATTATAA
- a CDS encoding peroxiredoxin, with the protein MVEEIKTETIIIEKETPSMPRLGEKAPHFEANTTHGMKKLTDYKGKWLILFSHPADFTPVCTTEFMAFQDIKPDLDKRGVDLLGLSIDSIYAHIAWERTIEEKFGRKIEFPIIDDLSMKVANAYGMVHPGEAVTAASRCVFVIDDKQIVRAMIYYPLSAGRNMDEILRLIDSLQTTDKHSVATPANWRPGEKVIVPPAGTTKLAEERMNDKSLECTDWFFCKKNI; encoded by the coding sequence ATGGTTGAAGAAATAAAAACAGAAACAATAATTATTGAGAAAGAAACCCCAAGTATGCCTAGATTGGGAGAAAAAGCTCCACACTTTGAAGCAAATACTACTCATGGTATGAAAAAATTAACAGATTACAAAGGTAAATGGTTAATATTATTCTCACATCCTGCAGATTTTACACCAGTATGTACTACAGAATTTATGGCTTTTCAAGATATTAAACCTGATTTAGACAAGAGAGGAGTTGATTTACTTGGATTAAGCATTGATAGTATTTATGCACATATTGCATGGGAGAGAACAATTGAAGAAAAATTTGGAAGAAAAATTGAATTTCCTATTATTGATGATTTATCAATGAAAGTTGCTAATGCATATGGAATGGTTCATCCTGGAGAAGCAGTAACTGCTGCATCTAGATGTGTATTTGTTATAGATGATAAACAAATAGTTAGAGCAATGATTTACTATCCTTTATCTGCAGGTAGAAATATGGACGAAATTCTAAGATTGATTGATTCACTTCAAACAACAGATAAACACTCAGTTGCAACTCCTGCAAATTGGAGACCTGGTGAAAAAGTAATTGTTCCTCCTGCTGGAACTACAAAGCTTGCAGAAGAGAGAATGAATGATAAATCCTTAGAATGTACAGATTGGTTTTTCTGTAAAAAAAATATTTAA
- a CDS encoding Lrp/AsnC family transcriptional regulator yields MVDTKDQTILDMLEENARISFTQIAKKLNISEAAIRKRVKKLEKEEIILGYKASVNYKKLGYSNKIIMGVDTTPKDYFKVMNILKDFSYIKNLTTSSGDHMIMFEVWVKGMKELNKIMEEINGINGVTESCPSIIHEDIN; encoded by the coding sequence ATGGTAGATACAAAGGATCAAACAATTCTTGACATGTTAGAAGAAAATGCTAGAATATCTTTTACTCAAATTGCAAAAAAACTAAATATTTCTGAGGCTGCAATAAGAAAAAGAGTAAAGAAATTAGAGAAGGAAGAGATAATCTTAGGATATAAGGCTTCAGTTAATTATAAAAAATTAGGATATTCAAATAAGATAATAATGGGTGTAGATACAACTCCTAAAGATTATTTTAAAGTTATGAATATTCTAAAAGATTTTTCTTACATAAAAAATTTAACAACTTCTTCAGGAGATCATATGATAATGTTTGAAGTTTGGGTTAAAGGAATGAAAGAATTAAATAAAATAATGGAAGAAATAAATGGAATTAATGGTGTAACTGAGAGTTGTCCAAGTATTATTCATGAAGATATTAATTAA
- the mutL gene encoding DNA mismatch repair endonuclease MutL: protein MSINILPGEIINQIAAGEVIENPSAVIKELVENSIDANASQIDVEIEDSGLKKIVIKDNGKGISKEDLLKAPLRHATSKIKNFDDLYHISTMGFRGEALASIFSVSNAKIVSKTHGSNEAYEITSENTNEVKVSATSLGTTISVENLFYNTPARKKYMKSSNLELKAIVDIMNRFLVYYNEVKFTLKHNGKLLINKPQFKSKLDNLYYILGKDLKDNLIYFENENYGIKVSGFLGKPSQITYGYKKNQHLYVNSRYVKSKLINDSMYEGFSTNLMEGRHPLFVLFVEIDPEIIDVNVHPTKIEIRFENELEIYEFVKNSIREVFEKVDTIKPFDKAERNYSLDEVSEVQPVREYTKQEVINKHYTKDVQKTFEVNEDEIDYKKSYDFQEDILEDSQVEQEKKEISYGPLFEILEDYRILGQVDKTFIIVETKNEMILFDQHVVEEKFFYETFKKQIEEKSVKKQVLLKPDIINFSQSEMLLYKDNVGMFEKLGFEIEEFGSNEIVVRSVPIGLSRFEVSAKIVADIIGEITVDKKFKLLEDSKLDKIASMSCKKSLKGGEELTIPQIHMMIENLKRLKEPFNCPHGRPIMLRYTFKDLEKNFKRIV from the coding sequence ATGAGTATTAATATATTACCTGGAGAGATTATTAATCAAATTGCAGCTGGTGAGGTTATTGAGAATCCTTCAGCAGTTATTAAGGAATTAGTTGAAAATTCAATCGATGCAAATGCTAGTCAAATAGATGTTGAGATTGAAGATTCAGGACTTAAAAAAATTGTCATTAAAGATAATGGTAAAGGAATTTCTAAAGAAGATTTACTTAAAGCACCACTTAGGCATGCAACTTCTAAAATCAAAAATTTTGATGATTTGTATCATATTTCAACTATGGGATTTAGGGGTGAAGCATTAGCCTCAATTTTTAGTGTGTCAAATGCAAAGATAGTATCTAAAACTCATGGTTCTAATGAGGCGTACGAGATTACTTCTGAGAATACTAATGAGGTTAAAGTTTCTGCAACTAGCTTAGGTACAACTATTAGTGTTGAGAATTTATTTTACAATACACCTGCTAGAAAGAAATATATGAAATCTAGTAATTTGGAACTCAAAGCAATTGTTGATATTATGAATAGATTTTTAGTTTATTATAATGAGGTTAAATTTACTCTAAAACATAATGGAAAATTACTGATAAATAAACCACAATTTAAATCGAAGTTAGATAATCTCTATTATATTTTAGGTAAAGATTTGAAAGATAATTTGATTTATTTTGAAAATGAGAATTATGGAATTAAGGTTTCAGGATTTTTAGGAAAACCATCACAAATAACTTATGGATATAAAAAGAATCAACATTTATATGTTAATTCAAGATATGTGAAATCTAAATTAATTAATGATTCTATGTATGAAGGATTTTCTACAAATTTAATGGAAGGCAGACATCCCCTTTTTGTTTTATTTGTCGAGATTGACCCAGAGATTATTGATGTAAATGTACACCCTACAAAAATTGAGATTAGATTTGAGAATGAACTTGAGATTTATGAGTTTGTGAAGAATTCAATTAGAGAAGTTTTTGAAAAAGTTGATACAATTAAACCTTTTGATAAAGCTGAGAGGAATTATTCACTTGATGAAGTTAGCGAAGTTCAACCTGTTAGAGAATATACTAAACAAGAAGTTATAAATAAACATTATACTAAAGATGTTCAAAAAACTTTTGAAGTTAATGAGGATGAAATTGACTATAAAAAATCATATGATTTTCAAGAAGATATTCTTGAAGATAGTCAAGTTGAACAAGAAAAAAAAGAAATCTCTTATGGACCACTTTTCGAGATACTTGAAGATTATAGAATTTTAGGACAAGTAGATAAAACTTTTATTATTGTTGAAACTAAGAACGAGATGATTTTATTTGATCAACATGTTGTTGAAGAAAAGTTTTTTTATGAAACTTTTAAGAAACAAATTGAAGAGAAAAGTGTTAAGAAACAAGTTTTATTGAAGCCAGATATTATTAATTTCTCACAATCCGAAATGCTGCTTTACAAAGATAATGTAGGAATGTTTGAGAAACTTGGTTTTGAGATTGAAGAGTTTGGGAGTAATGAGATTGTTGTAAGAAGTGTTCCTATTGGACTCTCAAGGTTTGAAGTTAGTGCAAAGATTGTTGCAGATATTATTGGTGAGATTACTGTTGATAAGAAATTTAAATTACTTGAAGATTCAAAGCTTGATAAAATAGCTTCTATGTCTTGTAAGAAGTCTTTGAAAGGTGGAGAAGAATTAACTATTCCTCAAATTCATATGATGATTGAGAATCTAAAGAGATTAAAAGAACCATTTAATTGTCCTCATGGAAGACCTATTATGCTTAGATATACATTTAAAGATTTGGAGAAGAATTTTAAGAGGATTGTTTGA
- a CDS encoding DUF4349 domain-containing protein translates to MVDKNENHLKKNWKNYVISIFAAMFLIPMLGVILMIGVNFTDFGGLSSMSSKSISNDMMYERSMGSSYYPSYDEGFSPEAEDRKVIKNANIQLEAEDFDKSKSQIQNSITAHEVIVLSESESKYRDDYRNVNYRFKVNSASLDVFLGEIKTYGEVQSLNVYVNDVTGSYTDYTQRVERYNNQIVTYITMLQKENISIQDEIQIQNRIDNLEDQIFYLNNRISTIDEEVAYSEVYLTVREKPSTLSEIDFLGLKDGFKLFVNSFEAGLQIMLALLGFIIVPFVVGYGVFRSIKWMRK, encoded by the coding sequence ATGGTAGATAAAAATGAAAACCATTTGAAAAAGAACTGGAAAAATTATGTTATAAGTATTTTTGCAGCAATGTTTCTAATTCCAATGCTAGGAGTAATTTTAATGATTGGAGTTAATTTTACAGATTTTGGTGGACTTAGTTCTATGAGTTCAAAGAGTATATCAAATGATATGATGTATGAGAGAAGCATGGGAAGTAGTTATTATCCTTCTTATGATGAAGGATTTTCTCCTGAGGCTGAAGATAGGAAAGTTATCAAGAATGCTAATATTCAATTAGAAGCTGAAGATTTTGATAAGTCTAAATCTCAAATTCAAAATTCAATTACAGCACATGAAGTAATTGTATTGTCTGAGTCTGAATCAAAATATAGAGATGATTACAGAAATGTGAATTATAGATTTAAAGTTAATTCAGCATCACTTGATGTATTTTTGGGCGAGATTAAAACTTATGGAGAAGTTCAGAGTTTGAATGTTTATGTTAATGATGTAACTGGATCTTATACAGATTATACTCAAAGAGTTGAGAGGTACAATAATCAAATTGTAACTTATATTACAATGCTTCAAAAAGAGAATATCTCAATTCAAGATGAAATCCAAATTCAAAATAGAATTGATAATTTAGAGGATCAAATCTTTTATCTCAATAATAGGATTTCAACTATTGATGAAGAAGTTGCATACTCTGAAGTTTATTTAACAGTTAGAGAGAAACCATCTACACTCTCAGAGATTGACTTTTTAGGATTAAAGGATGGATTCAAATTATTTGTTAATTCATTTGAAGCAGGATTACAAATCATGCTTGCTCTTTTAGGATTTATCATAGTTCCATTTGTTGTTGGATATGGTGTATTTAGAAGTATTAAGTGGATGAGAAAATAA